A genomic stretch from Candidatus Ishikawaella capsulata Mpkobe includes:
- the leuB gene encoding 3-isopropylmalate dehydrogenase, which produces MCKNFEIAVLAGDGIGPEVMLQAMKVLDAICQKFNMHITTHKYDVGGIAIDNTGQALPPATLQGCKKADAVLFGSVGGPKWDNLPIMKQPERGALLPIRKYFKLFSNLRPVVLYKGLEKLSPLRTDIAYKGFDILCVRELTGGIYFGNPKGRQGTGINEYAFDTEMYRRLEIERITRIAFDLARQRRSQVTSVDKANVLQTSIMWREIVNEIAQDYPDVTLNHMFIDNATMQLIKAPSQFDVLLCSNLFGDIISDECAALTGSIGMIPSASINDTGFGLYEPAGGSATDIAGCNIANPIAQILSLSLLLRYSLQANEAANSIENAVIKVLKRGYRTRDLSDNGPTVNTDEMGSLIAQFITEDK; this is translated from the coding sequence ATGTGTAAAAACTTTGAGATAGCAGTATTAGCTGGTGATGGTATTGGCCCAGAAGTTATGCTTCAAGCTATGAAAGTATTAGATGCGATTTGTCAAAAATTTAATATGCATATCACAACACATAAATATGATGTGGGAGGTATTGCTATAGATAACACAGGTCAAGCACTTCCTCCGGCAACATTACAAGGATGTAAGAAAGCGGATGCTGTTCTTTTTGGTTCAGTAGGAGGTCCAAAATGGGATAATTTACCTATAATGAAACAACCTGAAAGAGGTGCATTGTTACCAATACGTAAATACTTTAAACTTTTTAGTAATCTGAGACCTGTAGTACTTTATAAAGGGTTAGAAAAATTATCTCCTTTAAGAACAGACATTGCATATAAAGGCTTTGATATCCTTTGTGTACGTGAATTAACCGGTGGCATTTATTTTGGTAATCCAAAAGGACGTCAAGGAACAGGTATAAATGAATATGCATTTGATACTGAAATGTATAGACGTCTTGAAATAGAGCGCATTACCCGGATTGCATTCGATCTTGCACGTCAGAGAAGATCTCAAGTTACTTCTGTAGATAAAGCTAATGTACTACAAACTTCTATCATGTGGCGGGAAATTGTTAATGAAATTGCACAAGATTATCCTGATGTTACACTGAATCATATGTTTATTGACAATGCCACAATGCAGCTTATTAAAGCACCATCACAATTCGATGTATTGCTTTGTTCTAATTTATTTGGTGATATCATTTCTGATGAATGTGCTGCACTAACTGGTTCAATAGGTATGATTCCCTCTGCAAGTATTAATGATACAGGTTTTGGTTTATATGAACCTGCAGGAGGATCTGCTACTGATATAGCTGGTTGCAATATTGCTAACCCGATAGCTCAAATTTTATCCTTATCTTTACTGTTACGTTACAGCTTACAAGCTAATGAGGCTGCTAATAGCATCGAAAATGCGGTCATTAAGGTATTGAAAAGGGGATATCGAACACGTGATTTATCCGATAATGGTCCTACTGTTAATACAGATGAAATGGGTAGTTTAATTGCTCAATTTATTACTGAGGACAAATAA
- the leuC gene encoding 3-isopropylmalate dehydratase large subunit, which produces MGQTLYQKLFNAHIVHEDVNNMPIIYIDRHFIHEVTSPQAFDNLRAKGRTVRQPLKTFATMDHNVSTQKKNIYACGEMARIQMQQLIKNCEEFGIQLYDLHHPYQGIVHVIGPEQGITLPGMTIVCGDSHTATHGAFGALAFGIGTSEVEHVLATQTLQQQRAKSMKIELLGDTCLGITAKDIALAIIGKISHSGGTGYVIEFCGKAISQMTMEGRMTLCNMAIEMGAKSGLVAPDQTTFDYLKNRNFSPTGKQLEAALEYWYTLKSDTDAKFDCVVKLQANKIAPQITWGTNPGQVIAIDEVIPHPNIFSNPIERISAKNALAYMALKPGIKLTSIKIDKVFIGSCTNSRIEDLRSAAAIAKGNKVASGVTALVVPGSSLVKNQAESEGLDEIFIQAGFEWRLPGCSMCLAMNDDKLSPGERCASTSNRNFEGRQGRGGRTHLVSPAMAAAAAINGHFSDIRDILR; this is translated from the coding sequence ATGGGACAGACTTTATATCAGAAATTATTTAATGCTCATATTGTTCATGAAGATGTTAATAACATGCCAATAATCTATATAGATCGACATTTCATTCATGAAGTAACCTCTCCACAGGCTTTTGATAACTTAAGAGCTAAAGGACGTACGGTTCGTCAACCATTGAAAACCTTTGCAACTATGGATCACAATGTGTCTACGCAAAAAAAAAACATTTATGCATGTGGTGAAATGGCTCGGATTCAAATGCAGCAATTAATTAAAAATTGTGAGGAGTTTGGTATACAACTATATGATTTACATCATCCTTATCAAGGTATCGTTCATGTTATTGGCCCAGAGCAAGGTATAACTCTTCCTGGAATGACTATCGTATGTGGAGATTCTCATACTGCAACTCATGGAGCATTCGGGGCATTAGCCTTCGGTATTGGTACATCCGAAGTCGAACATGTTTTAGCTACTCAAACTTTGCAACAGCAACGTGCTAAATCTATGAAAATAGAGCTATTGGGTGATACCTGTTTAGGTATTACAGCAAAAGATATTGCTCTTGCAATTATAGGCAAAATTAGTCATTCCGGAGGAACAGGGTATGTAATAGAATTTTGTGGAAAAGCAATATCACAAATGACTATGGAAGGTCGAATGACATTGTGTAACATGGCTATTGAAATGGGAGCAAAATCCGGTTTAGTGGCACCCGATCAAACCACTTTTGATTATTTAAAAAACCGTAATTTTTCTCCTACAGGTAAACAATTAGAAGCAGCTCTAGAATACTGGTATACTTTAAAATCGGATACGGATGCTAAATTTGATTGTGTAGTAAAATTGCAAGCAAATAAAATTGCACCGCAAATTACATGGGGCACTAATCCCGGACAGGTTATTGCTATAGATGAAGTTATTCCACATCCAAATATTTTTTCTAATCCAATTGAACGTATATCAGCAAAAAATGCCCTTGCTTACATGGCTCTTAAACCAGGAATTAAACTAACATCTATAAAGATTGATAAAGTTTTTATCGGTTCTTGTACTAACTCGCGTATTGAAGATTTAAGATCTGCTGCAGCAATAGCTAAAGGAAACAAAGTGGCATCAGGAGTTACTGCATTAGTTGTTCCTGGTTCTAGTCTAGTAAAAAATCAAGCAGAATCAGAAGGTTTAGATGAAATATTTATTCAAGCTGGATTTGAATGGCGTTTGCCAGGTTGCTCTATGTGCTTAGCAATGAATGACGACAAACTCTCGCCAGGAGAACGCTGTGCTTCAACTAGCAACCGTAATTTTGAAGGAAGGCAAGGGCGTGGTGGACGCACTCATTTAGTCAGTCCTGCTATGGCAGCTGCTGCTGCGATAAATGGTCATTTTTCAGACATTAGAGATATTTTACGATAG
- the leuD gene encoding 3-isopropylmalate dehydratase small subunit: MNVFKRHTGIVAPLNIANIDTDIIIPKQFLQKVTRFGFGKHLFHDWRFKDDLGNVLNEDFLLNQGKYQNATILLTRENFGCGSSREHAHWALTDFGFRVIIAPSFADIFYNNSYNNQLLLVKMNHTIIEEMFKIVLDNPGISFTVDLEKQEIITKEKVYLFKINSFYRYCIANGFDRISITLEHEESISRYEKENFIFL, translated from the coding sequence ATGAACGTTTTTAAAAGACACACTGGAATAGTGGCTCCATTAAATATAGCCAATATTGACACTGATATTATTATCCCAAAACAATTTTTACAAAAAGTTACTAGATTTGGATTTGGCAAGCATCTTTTTCATGATTGGAGATTTAAAGATGATTTAGGGAATGTATTAAATGAAGATTTTCTATTAAATCAAGGTAAATACCAAAATGCCACTATTTTATTAACAAGAGAAAATTTTGGGTGTGGTTCATCACGTGAACATGCTCATTGGGCATTAACTGATTTCGGGTTTCGTGTGATTATTGCTCCAAGTTTTGCAGACATATTTTATAATAACAGTTACAATAACCAGCTGTTATTAGTTAAAATGAATCATACAATAATAGAAGAAATGTTTAAAATAGTTTTAGATAATCCAGGTATTAGTTTTACTGTAGATCTAGAAAAACAAGAAATTATAACCAAAGAAAAAGTTTATCTTTTTAAGATAAACAGTTTTTATCGCTATTGTATAGCTAATGGATTTGATCGTATTAGTATAACCCTTGAACATGAAGAATCAATTTCTCGTTATGAAAAGGAGAACTTTATTTTTCTATAA
- a CDS encoding alpha/beta fold hydrolase produces the protein MSIFRTQDGVNLYYKDWGQGQPILFSHGWPLNADMWDVQMNFFAERNYRTIAFDRRGFGRSDQPWQGYDYNTFTSDLHALIEYLQLSDIILIGFSMGGGEVSRYISTYGSKRIKALILLGSITPILRKTNRYTYGVEPSVFDNIKKHLFKDRAQFIKDFADLFYGNSNNTGHKISQGILTHMLNMALLASLKATVDCVTAFSETNFSADLEKIDVPTLIIHGSGDQIVPYKSTSKMAHKQIKSSMLKIYEGAPHGFTVTHQDSLNKDLLEFLAKIK, from the coding sequence ATGTCTATTTTTAGAACACAAGATGGCGTTAATCTATATTATAAAGATTGGGGTCAAGGGCAACCTATACTATTTAGCCATGGCTGGCCCTTAAATGCAGATATGTGGGATGTGCAAATGAACTTTTTTGCTGAACGCAATTATCGAACTATAGCATTTGATCGTAGAGGTTTTGGTAGATCTGATCAGCCATGGCAGGGATATGATTATAATACATTCACAAGTGACCTTCATGCACTCATTGAATATTTACAATTATCTGATATTATTTTAATTGGTTTTTCTATGGGTGGTGGAGAAGTATCCAGATATATTAGTACTTACGGGTCTAAAAGAATAAAAGCATTAATTCTACTTGGTTCAATAACTCCTATTTTAAGAAAAACTAATAGATATACCTATGGAGTTGAACCTTCTGTTTTTGATAACATTAAAAAGCACTTATTTAAGGATCGTGCTCAATTTATTAAAGATTTTGCTGATTTATTTTATGGTAATAGTAATAATACTGGGCATAAAATATCTCAAGGCATATTGACCCACATGCTAAATATGGCATTATTAGCTTCTTTAAAAGCTACAGTTGATTGTGTAACAGCATTTTCTGAAACAAATTTTAGTGCTGATTTAGAAAAAATTGATGTACCTACCTTAATAATTCATGGATCTGGTGATCAAATAGTACCTTATAAAAGCACCAGTAAAATGGCACATAAACAAATTAAGAGTTCTATGCTTAAAATTTATGAAGGTGCTCCTCATGGATTTACTGTAACTCATCAGGATTCTCTTAATAAAGATTTATTAGAATTTTTAGCAAAAATAAAATGA